One genomic window of Indioceanicola profundi includes the following:
- a CDS encoding sensor histidine kinase: MRLRAGERDNRLHVRDNGIGIAPADLARIFEPFHSGRSGGAGIGLAFARRAIGLFGGRIGCRSDPGQGAEFIIELPRART, from the coding sequence ATCCGCCTTCGGGCCGGCGAGCGGGACAACCGCCTTCACGTCCGGGACAACGGCATCGGCATAGCTCCGGCGGACCTGGCCCGCATCTTCGAACCTTTCCATTCCGGCCGGTCCGGTGGCGCCGGCATCGGCCTTGCCTTTGCGCGACGCGCCATCGGCTTGTTCGGCGGCCGTATCGGTTGCCGAAGCGATCCAGGACAGGGAGCCGAATTCATCATTGAACTTCCCCGCGCCCGCACCTGA
- a CDS encoding extracellular solute-binding protein, whose translation MLTRLTVVSTLQRENMRPFKEAFEAENPDIRLTMRTLGNGTVTDALMAQAEVADGIDVIWGLSAASMILLRDAGLLLPYTPSGAERVEVRFKDARVPAAWVGGGIWTTALCAATGLGDRLPAAWSDLTHPSWRGRIAMPSPVSSGVGMALVGGWLLSMGEERAWAFMDALHENMVVYTQEGSKACRMVSTGAIDIGLSFDYRATHTKAQTKAVVPVFPDGLGWDVSAAAILTTTKNADAARRFADWSASDRARRFYADALDFSMVASGEVNRELPDLPPDLAKRLAPMDFTWLAANRERIIATWIKRYGTKMEAPAAE comes from the coding sequence ATGCTGACAAGACTCACCGTGGTTTCCACGCTCCAGCGGGAGAACATGCGGCCGTTCAAGGAGGCGTTCGAGGCCGAGAACCCCGACATCCGCCTGACCATGCGCACCCTCGGCAATGGCACCGTCACTGATGCCCTGATGGCCCAGGCGGAGGTGGCGGATGGGATCGACGTGATCTGGGGCCTGTCAGCCGCTTCGATGATCCTGCTGCGGGATGCCGGCCTGCTGCTTCCCTACACGCCCTCGGGCGCTGAGCGGGTCGAGGTCCGGTTCAAGGATGCGAGAGTACCAGCCGCCTGGGTCGGCGGCGGCATCTGGACCACGGCGCTGTGCGCCGCGACGGGGCTGGGCGACAGGTTGCCAGCGGCCTGGAGCGACCTGACGCATCCGTCCTGGCGCGGCCGGATCGCCATGCCCAGCCCGGTGAGCAGCGGCGTGGGCATGGCCCTCGTGGGCGGCTGGCTTCTCAGCATGGGAGAGGAGCGTGCCTGGGCCTTCATGGATGCGCTGCACGAGAACATGGTGGTCTATACGCAGGAAGGCAGCAAGGCCTGCCGCATGGTCTCGACCGGCGCCATCGATATCGGCCTGTCCTTCGATTACCGGGCGACCCATACCAAGGCCCAGACCAAGGCCGTGGTGCCGGTGTTTCCTGATGGTCTCGGCTGGGATGTCAGCGCTGCCGCCATCCTGACGACAACGAAAAATGCGGACGCGGCGCGCCGCTTCGCCGACTGGTCCGCCAGCGACCGTGCCCGCCGCTTCTATGCCGACGCGCTCGACTTCTCCATGGTTGCCAGCGGTGAGGTGAACCGGGAGCTTCCCGATCTTCCGCCCGACCTCGCGAAGCGGCTGGCCCCGATGGACTTCACCTGGCTCGCCGCCAACCGGGAGCGGATCATCGCCACCTGGATCAAGCGCTATGGCACCAAAATGGAAGCGCCAGCCGCCGAATAG